From one Chryseobacterium sp. 3008163 genomic stretch:
- the guaA gene encoding glutamine-hydrolyzing GMP synthase: MNNGIIILDFGSQYNQLIGRRIREMGVYSEILPFNTPLATILEKQPKGIILSGGPSSVNAENAHLVEKELYEQGIPVLGICYGMQLTAHLLGGKVHKGVKGEYGKAHLDIVKESSLLKGVTQNSVVWMSHFDEVGMLPAGFELNAKSGVIASIANEEKKIYCVQFHPEVSHTEEGGKMLENFVFAICESEKNWKLTNYIDKTVEEIKERVGDNKVILGLSGGVDSSVAAVLIHKAIGDQLHCIFVDTGLLRKDEDVKVMRNYGESFNMNIKLVDASERFLSKLAGVDDPEQKRKIIGNEFIHVFDEESHKIEGAKFLAQGTIYPDVIESQSVNGPSAVIKSHHNVGGLPEEMEFELLEPLRELFKDEVRKVGEELGIPHHLVHRHPFPGPGLGIRILGAVDAEKVKILQEADDIFIEELYKNDLYEKVSQAFVVLLPVKSVGVMGDERTYEYTAVVRSANTIDFMTATWSRLPYEFLDTVSSRIINEVRGINRVAYDISSKPPATIEWE, encoded by the coding sequence ATGAATAACGGTATTATCATATTAGATTTCGGATCTCAGTACAACCAGCTTATCGGAAGAAGAATCCGTGAGATGGGAGTGTATTCTGAAATTTTACCATTCAATACACCATTAGCAACAATCTTAGAAAAACAGCCAAAAGGAATCATCCTTTCCGGTGGACCAAGCTCTGTAAATGCAGAAAATGCTCATTTGGTTGAAAAAGAATTGTATGAACAAGGAATTCCTGTATTAGGAATCTGTTACGGAATGCAGTTGACCGCACATCTTTTAGGCGGAAAAGTACACAAAGGCGTAAAAGGCGAGTACGGTAAAGCACATTTGGATATTGTAAAAGAATCATCTTTATTAAAAGGCGTTACTCAGAATTCTGTAGTTTGGATGAGCCACTTTGACGAAGTAGGAATGTTGCCTGCAGGTTTTGAATTAAATGCAAAATCAGGAGTAATCGCTTCAATTGCCAACGAAGAAAAGAAAATCTACTGCGTACAGTTCCACCCTGAAGTTTCTCACACAGAAGAAGGTGGTAAAATGTTGGAGAATTTCGTTTTTGCCATCTGTGAATCAGAGAAAAACTGGAAACTGACCAATTATATCGACAAAACAGTTGAAGAAATCAAAGAAAGAGTAGGAGACAACAAAGTGATCCTTGGTCTATCAGGTGGTGTAGATTCTTCTGTTGCTGCCGTTTTAATTCACAAAGCAATCGGTGATCAGCTTCATTGTATATTTGTAGACACCGGACTTCTTCGTAAAGACGAAGACGTAAAAGTGATGAGAAATTACGGCGAGAGTTTTAATATGAACATCAAATTGGTTGACGCTTCAGAAAGATTTTTATCAAAATTAGCCGGAGTTGACGATCCTGAACAAAAAAGAAAAATCATCGGAAACGAATTTATTCATGTTTTCGACGAAGAATCTCATAAAATTGAAGGAGCAAAATTCTTAGCGCAGGGAACAATTTATCCTGACGTGATCGAAAGTCAGTCGGTAAATGGACCTTCAGCTGTAATCAAATCTCACCACAATGTGGGTGGACTTCCAGAAGAAATGGAATTTGAATTGCTTGAGCCTTTAAGAGAACTCTTTAAAGACGAAGTAAGAAAAGTGGGTGAAGAATTGGGTATTCCTCATCATTTGGTACACAGACATCCTTTCCCGGGTCCAGGTTTGGGAATCAGAATTTTGGGTGCTGTTGATGCTGAAAAAGTGAAAATCCTTCAGGAAGCTGATGATATTTTCATCGAAGAATTATATAAAAACGATTTGTATGAGAAAGTTTCTCAGGCATTCGTAGTTCTTCTTCCTGTAAAATCTGTCGGAGTTATGGGTGACGAAAGAACCTATGAATACACAGCAGTAGTTCGTTCTGCCAACACTATCGATTTTATGACCGCAACGTGGAGTAGACTTCCTTACGAGTTTTTAGATACTGTTTCAAGCAGAATCATCAACGAAGTAAGAGGAATCAACAGAGTAGCTTACGATATTTCAAGCAAACCACCTGCAACGATTGAGTGGGAGTAA
- a CDS encoding pirin family protein → MKTVYHKADSRGHADHGWLNSYHTFSFAGYQNRERSNFGVLRVLNDDTVSQGMGFGTHPHKNMEIISIPLEGNLEHKDSMGTTAVIRKGEIQVMSAGTGVMHSEYNQNKDEAVKFLQIWVFPREENVEPRYDQKSIKDGEKINGFQQILSPNKNDDGVWIHQDAWFNLANFTKGNGKNYTINKKGNGVYAFVLKGSAKVGDRILNEKDGLGIWDTQSFNIEAVEDTEILLMEVPMDLPEYLK, encoded by the coding sequence ATGAAAACAGTATATCACAAAGCAGATTCTAGAGGTCACGCAGATCACGGTTGGTTAAATTCTTATCATACCTTTAGTTTTGCGGGGTATCAAAACAGAGAAAGATCTAACTTTGGAGTGTTGAGAGTTTTAAATGACGATACCGTTTCACAAGGAATGGGGTTTGGAACGCACCCTCACAAAAACATGGAAATCATTTCTATTCCGTTAGAAGGAAATTTAGAGCATAAAGATTCTATGGGAACCACTGCAGTTATCAGAAAAGGAGAAATTCAGGTAATGAGCGCCGGAACTGGTGTAATGCACAGCGAATACAATCAAAATAAAGATGAAGCTGTAAAATTCTTACAAATCTGGGTTTTCCCAAGAGAAGAAAATGTTGAACCAAGATACGACCAAAAAAGCATCAAAGACGGAGAAAAAATCAACGGTTTTCAACAGATTTTATCTCCCAATAAAAACGACGACGGAGTTTGGATTCATCAGGATGCTTGGTTTAATTTAGCCAACTTTACCAAAGGAAATGGTAAAAACTACACCATTAACAAAAAAGGAAATGGCGTTTATGCTTTTGTTTTAAAAGGAAGCGCAAAAGTTGGTGACAGAATCTTAAACGAAAAAGACGGCTTAGGAATCTGGGACACCCAAAGTTTTAACATCGAAGCAGTTGAAGACACCGAAATTCTTTTAATGGAAGTTCCAATGGATTTACCTGAATATCTAAAATAA
- the purD gene encoding phosphoribosylamine--glycine ligase yields MRILIIGEGGRESALAAKLQKDNRVTKMFFANGNASTDAIGQNVHMSEIKELRDFAIKEKVDLTIVGPEAPLVAGLKDEFKKHDLKVFGPNQKVASLEGSKAFSKKFMQTYDIKTAKAVVFDSYNEAKEYVQTQEYPLVIKASGLAGGKGVVICDTLEEAEATIHDFMIRRIYGDAGIRLVIEEYLQGFEASIIAFSNGEKIFPCIAAKDYKKAGNGDKGPNTGGMGSVAPSPEFTAEHTADFEKNILEPTLTGLKAEGFSFKGIIFFGLMVTKNGTYLLEYNMRFGDPETQVLMALMENNLLDVINDCMNGKDLDLKFKDEKAVCLVMCSGGYPGNIETGFEITGIEKAKHSQVLCAGAVKKGDKIVSNGGRVMNVVATGATYDEARKKVYEDALHVHFDYSFYREDIGKF; encoded by the coding sequence ATGAGAATATTAATCATAGGTGAAGGTGGAAGAGAATCTGCACTGGCAGCGAAACTTCAAAAGGACAACAGAGTTACTAAAATGTTTTTTGCCAACGGTAATGCGTCTACAGATGCCATCGGGCAAAATGTTCATATGTCAGAAATCAAAGAATTGAGAGATTTTGCGATAAAAGAAAAAGTAGATCTTACGATTGTAGGTCCGGAAGCTCCTTTGGTAGCTGGTTTGAAGGATGAATTTAAGAAACATGATCTTAAAGTTTTCGGTCCGAACCAAAAGGTAGCAAGTCTTGAAGGAAGTAAGGCTTTCTCTAAGAAATTTATGCAGACCTATGATATCAAAACAGCAAAAGCTGTGGTATTTGATTCATATAACGAAGCTAAAGAATACGTACAGACTCAGGAATATCCTTTGGTAATCAAAGCGAGTGGTTTAGCAGGCGGAAAAGGAGTTGTTATTTGCGACACTCTTGAAGAAGCTGAAGCGACGATCCACGATTTCATGATTAGAAGAATCTATGGTGATGCTGGTATTCGTTTGGTGATTGAAGAATATTTACAAGGTTTTGAAGCATCAATCATTGCATTCTCAAACGGTGAAAAAATCTTCCCTTGTATTGCTGCAAAAGATTATAAAAAAGCTGGAAACGGTGATAAAGGTCCAAACACAGGTGGTATGGGTTCTGTAGCACCAAGTCCGGAATTTACGGCAGAACATACTGCAGATTTTGAAAAAAATATTTTAGAGCCAACATTGACGGGCCTTAAAGCAGAAGGTTTCAGTTTCAAAGGAATCATTTTCTTCGGATTGATGGTAACTAAAAACGGAACGTATCTTTTAGAATACAACATGAGATTCGGAGATCCTGAAACTCAAGTTTTGATGGCGTTAATGGAAAATAATCTGTTAGACGTGATCAACGATTGTATGAACGGAAAAGATTTAGATCTTAAATTCAAAGACGAAAAAGCAGTTTGCTTGGTAATGTGTTCTGGTGGTTACCCTGGAAACATCGAAACTGGATTTGAAATCACAGGAATAGAAAAAGCAAAACACAGCCAGGTATTGTGTGCAGGAGCTGTAAAAAAAGGGGACAAAATAGTTTCTAACGGAGGTCGAGTAATGAACGTAGTTGCTACGGGAGCTACATACGACGAAGCCAGAAAGAAAGTATATGAAGACGCACTTCACGTTCACTTCGATTACAGTTTCTACAGAGAAGACATCGGTAAATTTTAA
- the purM gene encoding phosphoribosylformylglycinamidine cyclo-ligase codes for MSNTYKSAGVDKEEGYKTVDKIKKAVGETHNSNVLNHLGSFGAFYEIGGYKNPVLVSGTDGVGTKLKVALDSKRYDSIGVDCFAMCANDILCHGAKPLFFLDYLACGKLDSEIAAEIVLGMVKACKDNNCALIGGETAEMPGMYQPGDYDVAGFCVGIVEKDQIIDGTKIKTGDKIIALPSSGFHSNGFSLVRKIFPNFEEEFEGKPLYETLLVPTRLYFKDIHSVIEEVEVSGIAHITGGGLYENIPRIIGDGLCASIDASKIQIPSVMLELEKRGNIAREEMFGTFNMGVGMIVVVDPEHAEKVLHLLDDAYEIGEITEGAEKIDLKF; via the coding sequence ATGAGCAATACTTACAAATCTGCAGGTGTAGACAAAGAAGAAGGTTACAAAACCGTTGATAAAATCAAAAAAGCGGTGGGCGAAACGCACAACTCCAATGTATTGAATCATTTGGGAAGCTTCGGTGCTTTTTACGAAATCGGAGGTTACAAAAACCCGGTTTTGGTTTCAGGAACTGATGGAGTAGGAACGAAATTGAAAGTTGCTTTAGACTCAAAAAGATATGATTCTATCGGTGTAGACTGTTTCGCAATGTGTGCCAACGATATCCTTTGTCACGGTGCAAAGCCTTTGTTTTTCCTTGATTATTTAGCTTGTGGAAAACTTGATTCTGAAATCGCTGCTGAAATCGTTTTAGGAATGGTAAAAGCTTGTAAAGACAACAACTGTGCATTAATTGGTGGTGAAACTGCCGAAATGCCGGGAATGTACCAGCCGGGAGATTACGATGTTGCAGGTTTCTGTGTAGGAATTGTTGAAAAAGACCAGATTATTGACGGTACTAAAATCAAAACCGGAGATAAGATCATCGCCTTACCAAGTTCAGGATTCCATTCAAACGGTTTCTCTTTAGTGAGAAAAATATTCCCGAATTTCGAAGAAGAATTTGAAGGAAAACCTTTATATGAAACACTTTTGGTTCCTACAAGATTATATTTCAAAGATATTCACAGCGTAATCGAAGAAGTGGAAGTTTCAGGAATTGCTCACATTACAGGTGGCGGTTTGTACGAAAATATCCCAAGAATCATCGGTGACGGATTGTGTGCTTCAATCGATGCCTCAAAAATCCAGATTCCTAGCGTAATGTTGGAGTTGGAAAAAAGAGGAAACATCGCTCGTGAAGAAATGTTCGGAACTTTCAATATGGGTGTAGGGATGATCGTAGTTGTTGATCCTGAGCACGCTGAAAAAGTGCTTCACCTTTTAGACGACGCTTACGAAATCGGAGAAATCACTGAAGGAGCTGAAAAGATCGATTTAAAATTTTAG
- a CDS encoding glycoside hydrolase family 97 protein: MKITISAVLLTMMFAGADAQSLKSPDGKFEMNFQLKNGIPFYNLKYNGSTVIEDSKLGLRLFKDTSVTFASEIAKTEDAKFDLNNDFVKTSEKRDSKNETWQPVLGEKKNYINHYNELAVTLNQKSTDRSVVVKFRLFNDGLGFRYEFPQQKNLNYFVIREEDTEFDFLTDMKAWWMVADYDSQEYKYQETNISEIPQKWDKAFDSNASQKLIKNAVQSPLMLKKNGKEPLYINIAEAAVLNYAASHLEVDAQNFKFKTHLTADRQGAKGYIQTPSVTPWRTIIVSPKAEELMDSKMLFNLNEPTKYTDTSYIKPTKYMGVWWEMIIGKAQWAYSTADNVHLGVTDFSKLTPNGKHGANNTKVKEYIDFAAENGFQGLLIEGWNVGWEDWFGHSKEYVFDFLTPYPDFDIKMLNEYAQSKGLKLIMHHETSGSATNYERWADQAFQMMNKYGYTSVKTGYVGDIIPRGEHHYSQWTINHYYRIVEKANDYKIMVNSHESVRPGGESRTYPNYISAEAARGTEYEAFAGNNPDHQTILPFTRWMGGSMDYTPGIFQTKLDYYFPGDQRFVKTTLTKQLALYVTMYMPLQMAADLPENYKKHMDAFQFIKDVAADWDDTKILSAEPGDYVITARKAKGTENWFVGGITDENKRDYTVGFSFLDKGKKYEAIIYEDGKDADYIDNPQSYNIYKKQINSKSKINFKMARSGGFAISIKPVK; the protein is encoded by the coding sequence ATGAAAATTACAATTAGCGCAGTTTTGCTTACGATGATGTTTGCGGGTGCAGATGCGCAGTCGTTGAAATCTCCCGATGGAAAATTTGAAATGAATTTCCAGTTGAAAAACGGAATTCCTTTTTATAATTTAAAATATAACGGGTCTACTGTTATTGAAGACTCCAAATTGGGATTAAGGCTTTTTAAAGATACTTCGGTAACATTTGCTTCTGAAATTGCTAAAACTGAAGATGCGAAATTTGATTTGAATAATGATTTCGTTAAAACTTCTGAGAAAAGAGATTCAAAAAATGAAACCTGGCAACCGGTTTTAGGCGAAAAGAAAAATTATATCAACCATTATAATGAATTGGCGGTTACGTTAAATCAAAAATCTACGGACAGAAGTGTTGTAGTGAAATTTCGATTGTTTAATGATGGTCTGGGTTTTAGATATGAATTTCCACAGCAAAAAAACCTGAATTATTTTGTCATCAGAGAAGAAGATACAGAATTTGATTTTCTGACGGATATGAAAGCCTGGTGGATGGTCGCTGACTACGATTCTCAGGAATACAAATATCAGGAAACCAATATCTCTGAAATTCCACAAAAATGGGATAAAGCTTTTGATTCTAATGCTTCTCAGAAATTAATCAAAAATGCGGTTCAGTCTCCGTTAATGTTAAAAAAGAACGGAAAAGAACCTTTGTACATCAATATTGCAGAAGCGGCAGTTCTTAATTATGCAGCATCTCATCTTGAAGTTGACGCTCAGAATTTTAAATTTAAAACCCATCTTACGGCAGACAGGCAAGGCGCAAAAGGATATATTCAGACTCCTTCTGTGACGCCTTGGAGAACCATTATTGTTTCGCCAAAAGCAGAAGAGTTGATGGATTCTAAAATGCTTTTTAATCTGAATGAACCTACGAAATATACCGACACTTCTTATATAAAACCTACAAAATACATGGGAGTCTGGTGGGAAATGATCATCGGAAAAGCACAGTGGGCATATTCTACAGCAGATAATGTGCATCTTGGAGTAACCGATTTTTCTAAATTAACACCCAACGGAAAACATGGAGCCAATAATACAAAAGTTAAAGAATATATTGATTTTGCCGCTGAAAATGGTTTCCAGGGATTGTTGATTGAAGGTTGGAATGTTGGTTGGGAAGATTGGTTCGGTCATTCGAAAGAATATGTTTTTGATTTCCTGACGCCTTATCCTGATTTTGATATTAAAATGTTGAACGAATATGCTCAATCTAAAGGTTTAAAATTAATCATGCACCATGAAACTTCTGGTTCGGCAACGAATTATGAAAGATGGGCAGATCAGGCTTTTCAAATGATGAATAAATATGGTTATACTTCTGTGAAAACGGGTTATGTAGGCGATATTATTCCGAGAGGAGAGCATCATTATTCGCAGTGGACGATCAATCATTATTATAGAATTGTTGAAAAAGCAAACGACTATAAAATTATGGTCAATTCTCATGAATCTGTTCGTCCGGGAGGAGAAAGCCGTACCTATCCGAATTATATTTCAGCAGAAGCAGCAAGAGGAACAGAGTACGAAGCGTTTGCCGGAAACAATCCTGACCATCAGACTATTCTTCCGTTTACCAGATGGATGGGCGGTTCGATGGATTACACTCCTGGAATTTTCCAGACAAAATTAGATTATTATTTTCCGGGAGATCAACGTTTTGTGAAAACTACTTTGACAAAACAGTTGGCTTTGTATGTGACAATGTACATGCCTTTGCAGATGGCTGCAGATTTACCTGAAAACTACAAAAAACACATGGATGCGTTTCAGTTTATCAAAGATGTGGCGGCAGATTGGGATGATACCAAAATACTTTCTGCAGAACCGGGTGATTACGTGATTACAGCCAGAAAAGCAAAAGGAACTGAAAATTGGTTCGTAGGCGGAATTACCGATGAGAACAAACGAGATTATACGGTAGGTTTTTCATTTTTAGATAAAGGAAAAAAATACGAAGCGATAATCTATGAAGACGGAAAAGATGCAGATTACATTGACAATCCTCAGAGTTATAATATTTACAAAAAACAGATTAACAGCAAATCTAAAATCAATTTTAAAATGGCTCGAAGCGGAGGTTTTGCTATCTCAATTAAACCTGTGAAATAA
- a CDS encoding NADPH-dependent FMN reductase: MKILAIAGSNSETSINRQLVTYATTLFENAEIEIVDMNDFEMPIYKHQREVESGVPQQAIDFASKIDSADVLLISLSEHNGTYSTAFKNVFDWTSRIKQRAVWNEKPMLLMATAPGGRGGLGVLEAAEKRFPLHGGNIVDTFTLPFFNDNFDKEAQKISNAEKDSELREKVNKISAVETILEK, translated from the coding sequence ATGAAAATCCTAGCCATCGCAGGAAGCAATTCCGAAACATCAATCAACAGACAGCTCGTAACATATGCTACAACTTTATTCGAAAATGCAGAAATAGAGATCGTAGACATGAACGATTTTGAAATGCCAATTTACAAACATCAGCGTGAAGTAGAAAGTGGCGTTCCACAACAAGCTATCGATTTTGCTTCAAAAATTGATAGTGCAGATGTACTTTTAATTTCACTTTCTGAGCACAACGGAACATATTCAACAGCATTTAAAAATGTGTTTGACTGGACTTCAAGAATCAAACAAAGAGCAGTCTGGAACGAAAAACCGATGTTGTTAATGGCGACAGCTCCCGGTGGAAGAGGCGGTTTAGGAGTTTTAGAAGCTGCAGAAAAACGTTTTCCTTTGCATGGCGGAAATATTGTAGACACTTTTACGCTTCCTTTCTTTAATGATAACTTCGATAAAGAAGCTCAGAAGATTTCTAACGCTGAAAAAGACAGCGAGTTACGCGAAAAAGTAAATAAGATTTCTGCAGTTGAAACAATCTTAGAAAAATAG
- a CDS encoding nuclear transport factor 2 family protein: MKKTTIIFTVILYVFGFTTLSAQAKFEKEKIEISKMLNDFNVAAANAEFEKYFDFYADESTFIGTDATEIWNKQEFKVWAKPHFDRKKTWNFTSLKRNIYFSKDGKLAWFDELLDTQMKICRGSGVLEKINGAWKVKQYVLSMTIPNDVSDKVVSEKSALEDVLLQELKSSKK; encoded by the coding sequence ATGAAAAAAACTACAATAATTTTTACAGTAATACTTTATGTATTCGGTTTTACCACGTTATCAGCTCAGGCAAAATTTGAAAAAGAAAAAATAGAAATTTCAAAAATGCTTAATGATTTTAATGTGGCAGCAGCAAATGCTGAATTCGAAAAATATTTCGACTTCTACGCTGATGAATCAACATTTATTGGAACTGATGCAACCGAAATTTGGAACAAGCAAGAGTTTAAAGTTTGGGCAAAACCTCATTTCGACAGAAAAAAGACCTGGAATTTCACGTCCTTGAAAAGAAATATCTATTTCAGCAAAGACGGAAAGCTGGCTTGGTTTGATGAATTATTAGATACTCAGATGAAAATCTGCCGCGGCTCGGGAGTTTTAGAAAAAATAAACGGCGCTTGGAAAGTAAAACAATATGTTCTCTCGATGACGATTCCAAATGATGTTTCGGACAAAGTGGTTTCAGAAAAATCTGCGTTAGAAGATGTTTTGTTACAGGAATTAAAATCTTCTAAAAAATAA
- the purH gene encoding bifunctional phosphoribosylaminoimidazolecarboxamide formyltransferase/IMP cyclohydrolase: MSKRVLISVSDKSGLTEFAQFLESQNYELISTGGTFKHLKDAGLNPIQIDEVTDFPEMLDGRVKTLHPKVHGGLLAVRSNEEHMKTVQEHNIGLIDMVIVNLYPFFENVNKDISLHEKVEFIDIGGPSMLRSAAKNFDSVTVITDVEDYEKVKIEMEQNGDTFIETRKRLAGKVFNLTSAYDAAISRMLLEEDYPTYLSASYKKVSDLRYGENPHQTAAFYVSTFENGAMKDFEQLGGKELSFNNLRDMDLCWKVVTEFKEEMACCAVKHSTPCGVAIGTSALETYKKTFECDPVSIFGGIVAANFKIDAATAEELNKTFLEIVMAPEFDEDALEILRKKKNLRIIKIVNPVSDKQTWVKVDGGILVQDNDSIFSDDIKVVTETQPTEEQKKALLFSQRVVKYVKSNAIVVSNGIQAFGIGGGQVNRIWATQQAIERAKEKFTGELVLASDAFFPFRDVVDFCAQEGITAIIQPGGSVKDQESIDAANEHKIPMMFTGVRHFFH; this comes from the coding sequence ATGAGCAAGAGAGTTTTGATCAGTGTTTCTGACAAAAGCGGATTAACAGAATTCGCACAGTTTTTAGAATCTCAAAATTATGAATTGATCTCTACAGGAGGTACATTCAAACATTTGAAAGACGCTGGTTTAAATCCGATTCAGATCGATGAGGTGACCGATTTTCCTGAAATGTTGGACGGAAGAGTTAAAACTTTACACCCGAAAGTTCACGGTGGTTTATTGGCGGTTCGTTCAAACGAAGAGCACATGAAAACCGTTCAGGAGCACAATATCGGTTTGATCGACATGGTGATTGTGAATTTGTATCCGTTTTTTGAAAATGTAAACAAAGACATTTCATTACACGAAAAAGTTGAATTCATCGATATCGGAGGTCCTTCAATGCTTCGTTCTGCTGCAAAAAATTTCGATTCTGTAACTGTAATTACTGACGTTGAAGATTACGAAAAAGTAAAAATCGAAATGGAACAAAACGGTGACACGTTCATCGAAACCCGTAAAAGATTAGCAGGAAAAGTATTTAACTTGACTTCAGCTTATGATGCGGCAATCTCAAGAATGCTTTTAGAAGAAGATTATCCGACTTATCTAAGCGCTTCATATAAGAAAGTTTCAGACTTAAGATATGGAGAAAATCCACACCAGACTGCAGCGTTCTACGTTTCAACTTTTGAAAATGGTGCGATGAAAGATTTCGAACAGTTAGGAGGTAAGGAATTGTCATTCAACAACCTTCGTGATATGGATCTCTGCTGGAAAGTGGTAACAGAATTTAAAGAAGAAATGGCTTGTTGTGCCGTAAAACATTCCACACCTTGTGGAGTGGCGATTGGAACTTCAGCTTTAGAAACTTATAAAAAGACTTTCGAATGTGATCCTGTTTCTATTTTCGGAGGAATTGTTGCTGCCAACTTCAAAATCGACGCTGCAACCGCTGAAGAATTAAACAAAACTTTCTTAGAAATCGTAATGGCTCCGGAATTTGATGAGGATGCTTTGGAAATTTTAAGAAAAAAGAAAAATTTAAGAATTATAAAAATCGTTAATCCGGTTTCAGATAAGCAAACTTGGGTAAAAGTTGACGGTGGAATCTTGGTTCAGGACAACGACAGTATTTTCTCAGACGATATTAAAGTGGTTACTGAAACTCAACCGACTGAAGAGCAGAAAAAAGCATTATTATTCTCTCAGAGAGTGGTAAAATACGTGAAATCAAACGCAATCGTTGTTTCAAACGGAATCCAGGCTTTCGGAATCGGAGGCGGACAGGTGAACAGAATCTGGGCAACTCAACAGGCCATCGAAAGAGCAAAAGAGAAATTCACAGGAGAATTAGTTTTGGCTTCTGATGCATTTTTCCCTTTCCGTGATGTGGTAGATTTCTGCGCTCAGGAAGGTATTACAGCAATAATTCAACCTGGCGGAAGCGTAAAAGATCAGGAAAGTATTGATGCTGCCAACGAACACAAAATCCCAATGATGTTCACAGGTGTAAGACATTTCTTTCATTAA
- the purN gene encoding phosphoribosylglycinamide formyltransferase, whose protein sequence is MKNLVILVSGSGTNLQRIIDTIDSGEIRNAKVSLVVADRECYGLERAKNHNIETALIPRGKNFSSDLGKIIPENTDLIVLAGFLSILKPEFVESWENKIINIHPALLPKYGGKGMWGHHVHNAVIEAKEKESGATVHFVTVGIDEGEAILQKSFEVTENDTPETLAEKVHKIEYEIFPIAINKLLNVPI, encoded by the coding sequence ATGAAAAACTTAGTTATACTCGTTTCAGGTTCAGGAACCAATCTTCAGAGAATTATTGATACCATCGACAGCGGAGAAATCCGAAATGCAAAAGTATCTTTAGTTGTTGCTGACAGAGAATGTTACGGACTCGAAAGAGCAAAAAACCACAACATTGAAACTGCGTTGATTCCGAGAGGGAAAAACTTTAGCAGTGACTTGGGTAAAATCATCCCCGAAAATACAGATTTAATCGTATTGGCAGGATTTTTATCCATCCTCAAACCTGAGTTCGTGGAAAGTTGGGAAAATAAAATTATCAATATTCATCCAGCCTTACTTCCAAAATACGGTGGAAAAGGAATGTGGGGACATCACGTTCATAATGCGGTAATTGAAGCTAAAGAAAAAGAAAGCGGAGCAACCGTCCATTTTGTAACCGTAGGAATCGATGAAGGAGAAGCAATCCTCCAAAAATCATTCGAAGTCACAGAAAACGACACTCCCGAAACGTTAGCAGAAAAAGTTCACAAAATCGAATATGAAATTTTTCCAATAGCCATCAATAAATTACTCAATGTACCAATCTAA